A genome region from Carya illinoinensis cultivar Pawnee chromosome 2, C.illinoinensisPawnee_v1, whole genome shotgun sequence includes the following:
- the LOC122300172 gene encoding protein FAR1-RELATED SEQUENCE 1-like isoform X2, translated as MEVDDGNERTETSAEGEPSIRRVETDQEPYEGMPFESEEAAKAFYDEYAKRVGFVTRVLSSRKSERDRSIISRGLGCSGRSVNRKRGGQQEVCTATILLKREKPGRWVVRKFVRDHNHPLVGQFRKTRRTLDEKDKKILELTAELRVKKRLSAAYREQLLAFIKDVEGHNEHLSTKVQLVLDNLSEFEAKKKEASDHR; from the exons ATGGAAGTGGACGATGGGAATGAGAGAACAGAAACTTCTGCTGAAGGGGAACCAAGTATACGTAGAGTTGAAACAGATCAAGAACCTTATGAGGGTATGCCTTTTGAATCAGAAGAAGCTGCTAAAGCATTCTATGATGAGTATGCAAAACGGGTAGGATTTGTAACCCGTGTATTGTCATCCAGAAAGTCTGAGCGTGATAGGTCAATTATCTCCCGTGGACTTGGATGCAGTGGGCGTTCTGTTAATCGAAAGCGAGGTGGGCAGCAGGAAGTTTGCACAGCAACGATTTTGTTGAAGAGAGAGAAGCCTGGGAGATGGGTGGTTAGGAAATTTGTGAGGGACCATAATCATCCGTTGGTGGGTCAATTTCGAAAGACTCGTCGAACACTT gATGAGAAGGATAAGAAAATTCTGGAATTAACGGCAGAACTGCGGGTTAAGAAGCGGTTAAGTGCAGCATATCGAGAACAGCTACTTGCTTTTATAAAGGATGTTGAAGGCCATAATGAACACCTATCAACTaaagttcaattagttttggaCAATCTAAGTGAGTTTGAAGCTAAAAAGAAAGAGGCTTCAGACCATAGATAA
- the LOC122300172 gene encoding protein FAR1-RELATED SEQUENCE 2-like isoform X1, protein MEVDDGNERTETSAEGEPSIRRVETDQEPYEGMPFESEEAAKAFYDEYAKRVGFVTRVLSSRKSERDRSIISRGLGCSGRSVNRKRGGQQEVCTATILLKREKPGRWVVRKFVRDHNHPLVGQFRKTRRTLVSLFCFEQSLDEKDKKILELTAELRVKKRLSAAYREQLLAFIKDVEGHNEHLSTKVQLVLDNLSEFEAKKKEASDHR, encoded by the exons ATGGAAGTGGACGATGGGAATGAGAGAACAGAAACTTCTGCTGAAGGGGAACCAAGTATACGTAGAGTTGAAACAGATCAAGAACCTTATGAGGGTATGCCTTTTGAATCAGAAGAAGCTGCTAAAGCATTCTATGATGAGTATGCAAAACGGGTAGGATTTGTAACCCGTGTATTGTCATCCAGAAAGTCTGAGCGTGATAGGTCAATTATCTCCCGTGGACTTGGATGCAGTGGGCGTTCTGTTAATCGAAAGCGAGGTGGGCAGCAGGAAGTTTGCACAGCAACGATTTTGTTGAAGAGAGAGAAGCCTGGGAGATGGGTGGTTAGGAAATTTGTGAGGGACCATAATCATCCGTTGGTGGGTCAATTTCGAAAGACTCGTCGAACACTTGTAAGCTTGTTTTGCTTTGAGCAATCCCTT gATGAGAAGGATAAGAAAATTCTGGAATTAACGGCAGAACTGCGGGTTAAGAAGCGGTTAAGTGCAGCATATCGAGAACAGCTACTTGCTTTTATAAAGGATGTTGAAGGCCATAATGAACACCTATCAACTaaagttcaattagttttggaCAATCTAAGTGAGTTTGAAGCTAAAAAGAAAGAGGCTTCAGACCATAGATAA